The DNA sequence ttgaGATGCCCGGAGTCAGTGATCGGTatctcaaattaatttaacaatcatatttatattagctgtaagttacaattataattctcagtgttaattataattatcggatAATTAATGTCTACTacgatgattaattaatttaaatattattattgcgaatgagaaattaataattacgactggataatttaattaacagtgagaaaaaacaaattaccgTGTATACACAAACGCTTCGGAGATGCCGATGGTCGTCCGAAGACGGGGTCTGAAGGAGAGACTTCATTTGATAAAGTCTTTGGCTGGTATGTGGGCCCCAGCGCCTGTAAAATATCACACCCTGAAGAGGGTCCAGGCGCTACcgtgtaaatatatacatatagatatatatatttatcatttttttttgtttttaaatatcatataaGACTACAGTTGatacagaaaataaataaattgtcgtgaataaataattatagcaaCAAAATACTAGTGTCATAATAGTTTCATTGTAGTGTACGAGCTGTCATCACATGAGtcttcgatttttttataaatatatatataaatataaataaatgaatgaatattattattattattattgtaataaataataaaatggtaaataaataaaaagtcaaataattaaGACGAGAatcaaagataaataattccgTGATTTTTCTCTTGTACAACTGAATGatgattcatttaaattttaaatcttcttattaaaaagaaaacaaaaaataaaattttaaagacttATTgtgtgattttaaaaataatgaaattgtcacttacaataaaattgtatttgtatctttattaaattataattaaatgaccaaccagttttttattaactggaattaaaattttaaaagtaaaattttatgttttacaaaaaaaataagataaaaccatagaatttttatgacaaatttattgactGTCAATTGTATTtgtggaaatatttaaaaatacgtcCGTAacttttttacacatttttgtGAAACAAAAAACTgattcaattaatatataattaatagtaaataatagataatttaataattaattaataatgtaacgCGCATGAATCGTAAAATGTCTTTAGgtcattttttcataatcaacatatagaaaaaaatatttataatgtaataaaactttttttttttaatgccattaattaaatcagtaCAAGAGAGAACATGcatgaaaatataacaataaattcataaatcaatcaataaatcaatatcttataaacaaaataaaaaaaaaaaattaataattgtaattgtacGGAAAGTATTGTCATTTTTGTGAAATACTCTGGAaccttcaaaataaaataacttgatacattaaaaatattctttaattatttataattgtacatatatattaattaatgtataagttataatttatttttatagcaatTAGTACAGTATATGAATAGTATggtatttaaatgtaaaatgtatattttttggtgataatttattatctgtaCGTTTCATCCTCACACATGTGCGCAGTGATGAGCACAATCAGACAAGAACGGAAATGGGCAATCATTTCTTGTTAGAAAGTATTCGATTCTCTAgcttacaatttattatttttaaaaaaatgaattttaaaaaatatgtcattaAGTATTCAtcgtgtatatttatatatattttgttttgtatcgcgttaattatttttaaaattagttacGTTTCTTCGCGGCGTGATAAGACAccagttaataattttgaatcctTGGTAATTGTCAATGAAAATCATAACGACTTAAATAACTTTGAAGAAACGCTGATAAATTCTACAGTTGATCCTCTAGTAAGTTaccaattatatttaatttaaaatcctgTACAgatcaacttaaaaaaatgatgaattcTTAGGGAGGTggacagtaaaataaaatttataatttaattttgatgatcctgaagttgagacaattttagaattttttctaaaattttttctaaaattgcCAACTAGACGTTGGCTAAACTCTATTGtctactaaattttttgagtcaTACGTAATcatgtttaattatatattaattagcatttaatatttttaattgcaataaataaataacaatttaatagaatgaagacaaactaaaatttatgtgACACTCAAtgcatataataattatacactagtagtgttaattataaattatttaaaaataataagtttttaattacagatAGTTGATGAAGCGATTCAACGAGTTTACAGTGTATGTGAAAAGTATAACAAAAGCACAGCATTAGAAAGAatgcattatttttattcaccaAAACATAATTCTCTATTCTGTTGGATAAGAAAAGTTGCTTCTACaagttttactaaattatttgcTGACTTGcgtgatattaaaataattggcAATTACtacaagtaataaaatttatgttttattcaaatattaattttattatttcattgtttcaataaataaattttttacagacaaATAGAAGCATTGGTACCAGAAAGTattgaagaatttttaaatttgattgacGACACtgatgtatttaaatttattgctgtAAGACATCCCTTTGATCGACTTGTTTCCGCATACAGAAGTCGAATTGAAGATAATTCGAGACATACATCACAAGCATGGATGTTTGTACctagaatattttatattacacgTCCGCAATTGttccattttaataaaacaaccGGTACTCCATTAGagcaaatattttataatgaccgaaggtaattaatttgagtataatattaattatttaatattaattatattattaagagactAAAGGAAAAACGATTGAACCTGCGGGAAAACTTCAAAACCCCACTGTTTTCAAGCTCAGGGAGCTGAGTCTAGATTTTCTATAGGATTTCTTAGACGGCGATCCCGATTCAAGTTAAGAAtcccataatttaaaaattatttaaattaattagttttataagtaaattgtTAAGAATAATtaccaattaaattatatttactaaatttggtAGTGATACTCAGACAGTCGCTTATTGATTGCTCGTAATTATtgtccattaaaaaaaaaaatgtatttttcagGCTTAAGCTCATCCCAACGTTTAAAGAGTTCATAACATGGCTTCTTGAACAGCCAGACGAGCAAGACGACCCTCACTGGAGTAAATACCAATCTCACTGCTCGATATGCCAAATGTCCTTTGATTATATAATTAAGCTAGACAATTACACAACTAGTGacgtaaattatttgtttacaaagctgggattaaataaaaatcaatgggCACTACCAAGATTGGGACAGAGTCACGACGGAACGACAACTTACGCGCGTACGTGCAATTATTTATCGACTTTATCAAGAGACatgttttacaaattatttgaacGCTATAAAATAGACTTCGAGATGTTTGATTATGATTACAGTATTTATAAAtcttgtataaataaataattcacattaaatagaaataaattctttattaatttattatttattacaaactgagtttttatatgaattataaaaaagtggCATTTAACTGCAATTACTATGGTagacaaaattgtttattttttttttttaataattattaattacttgaatAAATAGTAACTAATAATCAATTACTTATTCAGTTATCAACTCATTTAATAAAGAGTTAGGttgatatttttcaatgcagaaaattaattatcatccgacaaattataaaaataataaatccatAGTCTAGCTGTGAACTCTCTTCTGCGGGCTATTTTTATGTGGACTTGATTTTTGTTGAATGCAGGTAACTTCGTTAGTGTCCTCAATAACACAGCAATCATCCGCATCATCTGAAACTGAATGTTCAGTTTTTCGTTTTTTCGGTGACGGAATTTCCCGTCCAGGTGACGATGCTGTTTTTCGTTTCTTTGCAGCCAGGTCATCTTCATCAACAACTTCCATCAGGTCATCGTCATCGT is a window from the Microplitis demolitor isolate Queensland-Clemson2020A chromosome 4, iyMicDemo2.1a, whole genome shotgun sequence genome containing:
- the LOC103580998 gene encoding carbohydrate sulfotransferase 11 — protein: MGNHFLLESIRFSSLQFIIFKKMNFKKYVIKYSSCIFIYILFCIALIIFKISYVSSRRDKTPVNNFESLVIVNENHNDLNNFEETLINSTVDPLIVDEAIQRVYSVCEKYNKSTALERMHYFYSPKHNSLFCWIRKVASTSFTKLFADLRDIKIIGNYYKQIEALVPESIEEFLNLIDDTDVFKFIAVRHPFDRLVSAYRSRIEDNSRHTSQAWMFVPRIFYITRPQLFHFNKTTGTPLEQIFYNDRRLKLIPTFKEFITWLLEQPDEQDDPHWSKYQSHCSICQMSFDYIIKLDNYTTSDVNYLFTKLGLNKNQWALPRLGQSHDGTTTYARTCNYLSTLSRDMFYKLFERYKIDFEMFDYDYSIYKSCINK